In one Bacillota bacterium genomic region, the following are encoded:
- a CDS encoding MBL fold metallo-hydrolase, with protein sequence MDMFFLGTGAAEAIPAVYCRCNYCVKARKNGGKDVRSRSSFRIDERHQIDLSPDIYFQMQKYGLDLYDLEHILITHSHEDHFDIAEILSKEMAVINNGKPVYIYLSTSAAKWAKTLINTYLGNKNENEINKIYNKYRLVPVDYFEMFKAGDLEVTSLKANHKALGENEYGLNYIIKLKNGKTMLYGVDTGYYEQDTWEFLEGKKVDILVMEATFGGRYRGFQVSGHLDVKNLISVLERMEQIGFIEQSTNIYATHINHKHDLMHDDMQKVFDSSSFRVTVAYDGLRIP encoded by the coding sequence ATGGATATGTTTTTTTTGGGCACTGGGGCAGCTGAAGCGATCCCAGCAGTTTACTGCAGGTGCAATTACTGTGTCAAGGCACGGAAAAACGGAGGAAAGGATGTAAGGTCCCGTTCGTCATTCAGAATCGATGAACGTCATCAAATAGATCTCAGCCCTGATATTTATTTTCAGATGCAAAAATACGGGCTCGATTTATACGACCTTGAACATATTTTAATCACGCACAGCCATGAGGACCATTTCGATATTGCAGAGATTTTATCAAAAGAAATGGCTGTAATTAACAACGGCAAACCTGTTTATATTTACCTCAGCACAAGTGCGGCCAAATGGGCCAAAACACTAATCAATACATATCTGGGAAATAAGAATGAGAATGAAATAAATAAAATCTATAATAAATATAGGCTTGTTCCTGTCGATTATTTTGAAATGTTCAAAGCGGGAGATCTGGAAGTTACATCTTTAAAGGCAAACCATAAGGCATTGGGGGAAAATGAATATGGATTGAATTATATTATTAAACTTAAAAATGGAAAAACGATGCTTTATGGCGTGGACACAGGGTACTACGAACAAGATACATGGGAATTCCTCGAAGGAAAGAAAGTGGATATTCTTGTAATGGAAGCTACATTTGGAGGAAGATACCGGGGTTTTCAGGTTAGCGGCCATCTTGATGTTAAAAACCTGATTTCTGTCTTGGAAAGGATGGAGCAAATTGGCTTTATTGAACAATCTACTAATATTTATGCAACGCATATCAATCACAAGCATGATTTAATGCATGACGACATGCAGAAAGTATTTGATAGCAGCAGTTTCAGGGTAACTGTAGCTTATGACGGCTTGCGCATTCCATGA
- a CDS encoding tyrosine-type recombinase/integrase, whose amino-acid sequence MEEVRKTLPELIEAIGGELVRLNYKKRYIRTYRAIWDKLLMYAKSKGENHFTEELGIDFLSENYNYPYEHTTRLPNRLEIKARAIRILGDYQLHGYVLRKNRKRIPVVPDGFKIAIDGFIEYSHRRNHREITIKRDLNDLFDFIEYLHTQKIENASEINSQHISGFVSSLAGYRKTTIRRVLCALRCFFRVMHEKGIHLQDLSVMVPKFRFPRQDRVPTVWTGEELDKILASVDRGNPCGKRDYAVLLLVAQLGLRGGDVSNLRLDNIKWETSRIELIQSKTSQGISLPLSQDLGLAIIDYLKYGRPVTDSPYVFVKHVEPYDKLHSPYNIMRRYLRLAGIKVDKERPHGLHTLRHTLACRLLAQHIPLEVISGILGHASTNSTKTYLHVDIENLRKCALSPEGGIL is encoded by the coding sequence TAAATTACAAGAAAAGGTATATTAGAACATACCGCGCAATTTGGGACAAACTTCTGATGTATGCAAAAAGTAAAGGCGAAAATCATTTTACAGAAGAACTTGGAATTGATTTTCTTAGTGAGAATTATAACTATCCATATGAACATACTACCCGGTTACCAAACAGACTTGAAATCAAAGCCCGGGCAATAAGAATACTCGGTGACTATCAGCTGCACGGTTACGTTTTGCGAAAAAACAGAAAGCGTATTCCTGTAGTCCCGGATGGTTTTAAAATAGCGATTGATGGCTTCATTGAATACTCACATCGTCGCAATCACAGAGAAATAACCATAAAACGTGATTTAAATGATCTATTTGATTTTATTGAATACCTGCACACACAAAAAATCGAAAATGCCTCAGAAATCAACTCACAACATATTTCTGGCTTTGTATCATCACTTGCGGGATATAGAAAAACCACAATACGAAGAGTGCTATGTGCTCTGAGGTGCTTTTTTAGGGTTATGCACGAAAAAGGTATCCATCTGCAAGACTTATCTGTCATGGTTCCCAAGTTCCGTTTTCCTCGCCAAGACCGAGTTCCTACTGTCTGGACAGGTGAAGAATTGGATAAAATATTAGCATCTGTTGACCGTGGAAACCCTTGCGGCAAAAGGGATTATGCGGTTTTGCTATTGGTAGCACAACTCGGGCTCCGCGGAGGTGATGTCAGTAATTTAAGGCTTGACAATATTAAATGGGAGACAAGTCGTATTGAACTTATACAATCAAAAACATCACAAGGAATTAGTTTACCTTTATCACAGGATTTGGGACTGGCAATAATCGACTATTTAAAATACGGCAGGCCTGTCACAGATTCACCTTATGTTTTTGTCAAACATGTTGAACCGTATGATAAACTTCATAGTCCATATAATATTATGCGGCGTTATCTGCGATTAGCCGGAATTAAAGTAGATAAGGAAAGACCCCATGGGCTTCATACACTTCGTCACACTTTAGCCTGCAGGCTGCTTGCACAGCACATACCACTCGAAGTCATCTCCGGCATATTGGGACATGCAAGCACAAATTCCACCAAGACATACCTGCATGTAGATATTGAAAACTTGCGAAAATGTGCGTTGAGCCCCGAGGGAGGTATTTTGTGA
- a CDS encoding tyrosine-type recombinase/integrase, with protein MSRATEIKTYTYSGPLREAIEKFIAEKRGMGLQYNSAAERLANFDRFSIKFGYATNVLSKEVVEAWTARRPNEGTNTQRLRVTIIRELGVFMQRCGYEAYIAPKDLVKKTGSNYVPYIFSDDEIARIFKQAVLLKPSPQAPIGHIVIPLFMRMLYYCGLRVSEARYLKVKDVDLENGILTIQGTKFDKDRLVPMSPFLTEQCRIYSDKVHKFSDPEAFYFPNARNNIYGMLQIYDAFRKILWKAGISHGGKGKGPRIHDLRYPNLNKIQTFFE; from the coding sequence ATGAGTAGAGCAACTGAAATCAAAACATATACTTATTCAGGCCCGTTAAGAGAAGCAATTGAAAAGTTTATTGCAGAAAAAAGAGGTATGGGGCTTCAGTATAACAGTGCAGCCGAACGGCTTGCCAATTTCGATAGGTTCAGTATAAAATTCGGCTATGCTACAAATGTCTTATCAAAGGAAGTTGTCGAGGCATGGACAGCCAGACGGCCAAACGAAGGCACAAACACTCAAAGGTTAAGAGTAACCATTATACGGGAACTTGGTGTTTTCATGCAAAGATGTGGCTACGAGGCATATATTGCACCGAAAGATTTGGTGAAAAAAACCGGCTCAAATTATGTGCCCTATATTTTCAGTGACGATGAGATTGCAAGAATATTCAAACAGGCAGTCCTTTTAAAACCCTCGCCACAAGCACCCATAGGGCATATTGTAATTCCACTGTTTATGCGTATGCTATATTATTGCGGTTTGCGTGTATCGGAAGCCCGATATCTCAAAGTGAAAGACGTTGACCTTGAAAATGGCATATTGACAATTCAAGGGACAAAATTTGATAAGGATAGATTGGTACCAATGTCACCATTCCTTACAGAACAATGCCGTATTTACTCAGACAAGGTCCATAAATTTTCTGACCCTGAAGCTTTCTACTTTCCGAATGCTCGTAACAACATATATGGCATGTTACAAATATATGATGCATTTAGAAAGATTTTATGGAAGGCTGGTATTTCACATGGCGGGAAAGGAAAAGGACCACGAATCCACGACCTTCGTTATCCAAACTTAAATAAAATCCAAACCTTTTTTGAATAA
- a CDS encoding endonuclease/exonuclease/phosphatase family protein: MNGIKRIMTFNIRYKNEIDGENGWEYRKDKVVSMLDLYDADIAGLQEATIEMINYIDSNLRDCYSWLGVGRNDGKKEGEFCPVFYRKGKYEPVSHETYWLSSAMDCPGSKGWDAVCPRIVTCVLFKDLGTGRKFDFINTHFDYKNEANKNSAHLLKKIIKERDCGVPLVITGDFNCTNESYTYRYLTQSGQSERRLFDAQAISGRPHHGPSYTINMFNSEQKKEKIDFIFVSSNVKVVRHAVLADHWDGYYPSDHLPVLADISWPTI; the protein is encoded by the coding sequence ATGAATGGGATTAAGAGAATTATGACTTTTAATATAAGGTACAAGAATGAAATAGATGGTGAAAATGGCTGGGAATACAGGAAAGACAAAGTTGTAAGCATGCTGGATCTTTACGATGCGGATATAGCAGGTCTGCAGGAAGCAACCATAGAAATGATTAATTATATTGATAGTAATCTCCGGGATTGTTACAGTTGGTTGGGGGTCGGGAGGAATGACGGTAAAAAAGAAGGCGAATTCTGCCCCGTCTTTTACAGGAAAGGAAAGTATGAACCGGTTTCCCATGAAACTTACTGGCTTTCAAGTGCCATGGATTGCCCCGGGAGCAAAGGATGGGACGCGGTATGTCCAAGAATAGTGACCTGTGTCCTTTTTAAGGATTTGGGAACCGGCAGGAAGTTTGATTTTATAAATACCCATTTTGATTATAAAAATGAAGCCAATAAGAATAGCGCTCATCTCTTGAAAAAGATAATAAAAGAAAGGGATTGTGGAGTTCCTCTTGTAATAACGGGAGATTTCAACTGCACCAATGAAAGCTATACATACAGGTATTTGACACAATCAGGCCAGAGCGAACGCAGATTATTTGATGCCCAGGCAATATCAGGGAGACCGCATCACGGGCCTTCATATACTATAAACATGTTTAATAGCGAGCAAAAAAAAGAGAAAATCGATTTTATTTTTGTTAGCAGTAATGTCAAGGTAGTGCGCCATGCCGTGCTGGCAGACCATTGGGATGGATATTATCCGTCCGATCATTTGCCCGTACTTGCTGATATTTCTTGGCCAACTATCTAA
- a CDS encoding transposase: MHASNGELPIFAKMLSLAIWGVLHIRYLQAVIEIIKHPWAIELAEFFRDANKLKKQYLAMDLNSIDENELSRISTRYDEILDAGKAQYMAATENKKHISYFNDERLLLTRFEEYKQEHLRFLTNFDVPFDNNGSERDIRFLKGKLKVAGCFRSEEGAKNYAKIASLISTMKKQDANIYTTIYDIFNGTPPKFDFQDTIDNG, from the coding sequence TTGCATGCCTCAAATGGGGAGCTCCCCATTTTCGCTAAAATGTTGAGTCTGGCAATATGGGGAGTTCTCCATATTCGTTATCTGCAGGCCGTCATAGAAATCATTAAACATCCTTGGGCAATAGAGCTGGCAGAATTTTTCCGGGATGCAAACAAACTGAAAAAGCAATACCTGGCCATGGACTTAAATTCCATTGATGAAAATGAACTAAGCCGCATCTCCACCCGCTACGATGAAATCCTTGATGCCGGAAAGGCACAATACATGGCTGCGACGGAAAACAAGAAGCATATCTCGTATTTCAACGACGAGCGTCTCCTCTTAACCCGGTTTGAGGAATACAAGCAAGAGCACTTGCGCTTCCTTACAAATTTTGATGTGCCCTTTGACAACAACGGTTCCGAGCGCGACATCCGTTTCCTCAAAGGCAAGTTGAAGGTTGCCGGTTGTTTCCGCTCCGAGGAAGGCGCCAAAAATTACGCGAAAATTGCCAGTCTTATCTCAACGATGAAAAAGCAAGACGCCAATATTTATACGACGATTTACGATATTTTCAATGGAACCCCTCCCAAATTTGATTTTCAGGACACTATCGACAACGGATAA